The proteins below are encoded in one region of Micromonospora yangpuensis:
- a CDS encoding lysophospholipid acyltransferase family protein, with translation MPLLYTISKLTVAPVLRLAFRPHVEGLEHIPKTGGAIFAGNHLSVADELFLGTVVPRHLAFWAKSEYFTGTGPKGTLSRVVLTGLGAIPVERAGGRAALSAFDAALPALRGGDLVAIYPEGTRSPDGRLYRGRTGAARLAVAAGVPIVPVGMIGTEKVQPIGARVPRPGNGRITIRFGKPLDFTGRPDDRTSLREMTDELMGEIQKLTGQEYVPRYAPKRDEPTTGESPA, from the coding sequence GTGCCGCTGCTCTACACGATCAGCAAACTCACCGTGGCACCCGTGCTCCGACTGGCCTTCCGCCCCCACGTGGAGGGGCTCGAGCACATCCCGAAGACCGGGGGCGCCATCTTCGCCGGCAACCACCTCTCGGTCGCCGACGAGCTGTTCCTCGGCACCGTGGTTCCGCGACACCTGGCCTTCTGGGCCAAGTCCGAGTACTTCACCGGTACCGGCCCGAAGGGCACGCTCTCCCGGGTCGTGCTCACCGGCCTCGGCGCGATCCCGGTGGAGCGGGCCGGTGGACGTGCGGCGCTGTCGGCCTTCGACGCGGCCCTGCCCGCCCTGCGCGGCGGTGACCTGGTGGCCATCTATCCGGAGGGGACCCGTTCGCCCGACGGCCGGCTCTACCGTGGCCGGACCGGCGCGGCCCGGCTCGCCGTGGCCGCCGGGGTGCCGATCGTGCCGGTCGGCATGATCGGCACCGAGAAGGTCCAGCCGATCGGCGCCCGGGTGCCCCGGCCGGGCAACGGCCGGATCACGATCCGGTTCGGCAAGCCGTTGGACTTCACCGGGCGGCCGGACGACCGGACCTCGCTGCGGGAGATGACCGACGAGCTGATGGGCGAGATCCAGAAGCTCACCGGCCAGGAGTACGTCCCGCGCTACGCCCCCAAGCGGGACGAGCCCACCACCGGCGAGTCCCCGGCCTGA